Genomic DNA from Vagococcus luciliae:
TAGATAAAGGAAGATAAGCATCAATGGCAATTAAATTAACAGATGTTGCAAAAAAAGCTGGCGTATCGCCAACAACTGTATCACGTGTCATTAACAACTATGGCTCTCTAAGCCAAAAAACAATTAATAAAGTCAATCAAGCGATGAAGGAGTTAAACTATCAACCAAATAGTTTAGCCAGATCCCTTCAAGGTAAACAAACACAATTAATTGGATTAATTTTTCCAACTGTTTCTAATCCTTTTTATGGTGAATTAATTGATAAAATTGAAACGCGATTATTCGAGAAAGGTTACAAATGTATTATTTGCGATAGTGCTAATAATAAAGAAAAAGAAAGAAACTACATCAATATGTTAGCAGCAAATAAAGTAGATGGGATTATCGCTGGAGCTCACAATCTTGGTATCAAAGAATACGAAAACATTGATTTACCCATCGTCTCATTTGATCGACAGTTAGCAGATGGGATTCCAATTGTTGGTAGCGACAATTTTCAAGGAGGATATTTAGCAACAGAAGCTTTATTTATGAAAGGCGCTAGAAATATTGCCATGTTAACAGGATCACAAAAATCAAATTCACCAACAAATCGTCGTTTAAATGGCTACCTAGAATTTATGGAAAAACATCAACTGCCCTCTAAGATTTTTAAATTTCAACAAACGTATCAATCTGTTGCTCTTAAAAATATCGAGATTAGACGAATCCTAGAAAACGAAACAATTGATGGATTATTTTGCACCGATGATTTGACTGCTTTACTCGTTTACAATCAATGTCAAGAATTAGGTGTAGCAGTACCTGATGATTTAAAATTAATTGGCTACGATGGGACAATGTTTATTCAACAATATTTTCCTCAATTAACTACTATGGCTCAACCAATGGATGATTTTGCTGATATTTTAATCGATTTATTAATGAAACGAATTGAAAATCCTGAAAAATTATTTGATCCTTATTATTTTTTACCTGTCTCGTTTATTCAAGGAAAAACTATTTAAAAAAGCATGTAGAATGAATTCTACATGCTTTTTGTTTATAAATCATTCAATACGACATAGTACATTTTTAAAGGACCATGAAGTCCAACCACTAATTGCATCTCTATGTCACCAGAGTTTGATGGACCTGAAATAAAATGAATAGCTGAGCCGACAGACTCTCCTTTTTCAATTTTTTCAGCAAAATAATCGGCTGCTTGTGTCGAGCGAGCCACAATGCTACTTTTTTTAATCAGTGAAATATAGTGTGTTGGTAAAAAGTGTAGTGAACGGCCTTGACCAGGTGCTGTTTCCACTACAATTGATCCGGATTCCGCCAACATAAAATCAGCATTAGCAATCACAACATTGGCTTCTTCTGCTTTTTTTATATTACTATCACGAAATTCTTCTCCTTCATCCCAATAAGAAATAGCAGAACTATATTCTGTTTCAAGAAAATCTAATAATTCTTTAGAAAAGCGATCATCTCTCGGTAACAAAATATTGCCATTTCCTGATCGTTCAATCAATTTTTTCAATGTACTATGTAAATCATTTGATGGAATATCTAACAACTCGGTATGAATATCTTTGACTTTTTCTTTACAAATGCCAAGCAGTTCATCTACATCCTTATCTGCTAGATGTGTTTGAGGCAAATCATTCACAGGAATATAAGGATGTTCTGCAACATTTAAAGGCGTTGTCCCTAGTTTTTCATGTAAGTTAGCTAAAAATTTATCACGATTATGAATATTAGTCATTGTCCGCACCTGCCTTATGATCTTTAAACCATTTTCTAAAGCTATCTTTGTATTTAGGTGGTCTTGGTAAATCTCTCACATCTGTCCAACCTTTTACAAGTCCAGGACCTTTATTGATAAAGCCACCAAACTGGTACATATTTGTAACGGAGGTTGGTGATTTTTTGCTTAATACACCCATTCCACCATGTGCCATATGAATGGCTGAATTGAATAAAAATGGTGAGGCAGTTCCACTACCAATGACTTTCATTTGGAAATCTTCAAATCCATGTTTCATTTTCAAATCATCTGTCATCACTTTACGATGTTCAATTAATAATTCATGTAACGGAATTTTAACAGGACAAGTTTCTGTACAAGCACCACACAAACTTGATGCGTAAGGTAATTCACCAAACTGTTTGTATCCACCCAATACTGGAGATAAGACAGCACCAATTGGACCTGGATAAATAGACCCATAACCATGTCCACCAATATGACGATAAACAGGACACACATTCAAACATGAGCCACAACGGATACATTGTAGGACTGGTTGAAAAGCTGTTCCTAACGCATTCGAACGACCATTATCCACAATAATCACATGGAAGTCTTCTGGTCCATCTGATTCATCTGCTCGTTTTTGTCCAGCAAACGTCACATAAGTGGTTAAACTTTGACCAACCGCACTTCGAGCCAACAAGTTATCCAACACTTCTGCTTCTTTCATCGTTGGGACAATTCGTTCCATTCCCATTAAGACAATTTGTGTTTTAGGAATACTAATCGTCAAATCAGCATTTCCTTCATTTGTATCCAAATTAATCATACCACTATCAGCAATTGCAAAGTTACAACCTGTAATCCCAACTTCTGCTTCAAGGAAAAATTTTCTCATAACTTCACGAGCACATCTAGCTAAATTTACTGGATCATTATCCCCTTTGTAGCCAAGTTTTTTCTCAAAGACCGCACGAATTTGTTCTCTATTTTTATGAATACTTGGAAACACAATATGTGATGGTTCATCCCAATCATCCATTTGCAAAATAAATTCTGCTAAGTCAGTTTCCATGACACTCACGCCATCAAGTGTTAACAGCATAGGATCAACATCGACTTCTGTTGTGACCATTGATTTTGATTTAACAATTTTTTTTGCTTTTTTATCTAAGACGATTTGTTTAACGTACTCATTAGCTTCTTCTGCTGTTTGAGCAAAATAAACGTGCCCACCTTGTTTGGCAACATTGTCACTAAATTGCTCCAAATAATCTGGCAAATAAGCGATTGTGTGTTGTCTGATGCTCTCACCTAACTCACGCCACTCTTGCCAATTACCTAATTTGTCACGAGCACCTTCACGTTTTACCCATTGAGTATCTTGTGCTTTAGCGACAGCTTGTTGCATAAACACATCTTTTTTACTATCTTCTAATCGCTCTTTAAATGGTTTTGTACTTGTTGTTAATCCCATTAGTTTGCCACCTCGCTAGATAATTGAATTCGACTAGTATCGACATTTGAATTTAATATTTCTGCGATGTGCATGATTTTAATCGGATTACCATCTCGATTAAACTTACCACCGATATTCATCAAGCACCCCATATCAGCACTAATTAAAGTATCAGCTCCTGTGTTAATGACATCATTCATTTTTTCTGTCACCATTTGCTCAGATATTTCTGGCATTTTCACTGAGAAAGTTCCACCAAAACCACAACAATTTTCAATATGGCCTAATGGAATCATTTCTAAGCCTTCAACATTATCCAATAATACAAATGGTGCGTCTCTTTCTCCTAACAGACGTGTCATGTGACAAGAACGATGATAGGTTGCTTTGCCTTCATAACACGCACCCACATCTGTTAGTCCTAATACTCGGTAAATAAACTGACTAAATTCGTATGTTTTCTCTGCTAATTCAACTGCTTTAGGATAATACACATCATCGTCCTTCAACAATTCAGGATACTCACGTAACATACCAACGCAAGAACCCGCTCCACCTACAACATAGTCTGATTTTTCAAAAGCTTCTAATTGATTGATTAGTGTTGCTTTGCTCTTCTTTTCATAACCACTATTAAACGTTGGTTGACCACAGCAAATTTGTTTTTCTGGAAAATCTACCTCACATCCCAATCGTTCTAGTACCTCGACCATGGCAATTCCAACATTTGGAAACATTAAATCGACGACACAGCTAGTAAATATGCTTACCCTCATTCTGATTCCTCCAAGCAACAACTTGTTTTTTTTAATACAACCTTATTTTACCACTTTCAGACAAATTCAAACACTTTCACAAACAATTTTTTACTGTTTTTATACTATTTTTATAAGTAATTCATCATTTTCCCTACACCAACAACAACGAGGCATAAAACGATTGTATATAAAAGACAATAAAACATCGCTTTTTTAAGAATAATTCCTTCTTCACCATCTAAACCTGTTGCCCCGGTCGCGATAGCAATACTTTGTGGCGAAATCATTTTACCAGCAGTTGCACCAGCCATGTTTGCAGCTGCTAACCAGTATGGATTAATTTTCAACGTATTAGCTGCTTGTACTTGTAAGTCACCAAACAACACATTTGATGACGTATCACTACCAGTGATAAACGTTCCTAACACCCCGATAATTGGTGAAATAACTGGATAAAATGGACCAGTTAAAGCAACTAACGTTACAGCAATGGTATCAATCATGCCACTGTATCCCATGACTTTAGATAACCCAACGATTGAGCAAACTGTAATAATTGTTTTTCCTAATTGCTTGATAGTATCCCATAAAATAGCAACCATTTTCCCAAATGATAGTCCTTGGATAGCTCCACCTAAAAAGCTTGCTAAAAAGATGAGCGTACCAGGGGAAGATAACCAGTCAATATCAAGTGGTTTAGCATTTGGACCATTATAAATATGTAAACTTGTTTTTACACTTGCCAATGCACTATTAATTGATGGGAATAATGATGAGCTAAAAATAATTAAAAAGAATACAAAAATAAATGGTAACCATGCTTTAACCTTTGTGCTAGTTGATGATTCCACTTCATTTTCAGCACCATTTTTTTGAATTTTTGTGATAATTACTAACGTTAAAAGACATACTAATGAGCCAACAATTGATGGCAATTCTGGTCCCATATATTTAGTAATAAAAATTTGAGGTACAGCAAATGTTAACCCAGCTAGAAGAGTTGCAGGTAATACACCGCCTCCTTTAAAAGCTTTCATCCCACGGCCATCAGTAATGTACACTAGAACAAACGGAATCAACATAATCAAAACAAATAATTGAACAGCAACAAAATAAGATACCTGCACCACATCAAGTCCTGTTACTTTTGCTAATGTAGTCACTGGTAACCCTACTGCTCCAAAGGCTGTTGGAGAAGTATTGGCAATTAAACAAACTACCGCAGCTTTTATCGGTTCCATACCTAGCATTACTAAAATACTTGCTGGAATCGCTACTGCTGTACCAAATCCTGCAACAGCTTCTAAAAAGCCACCTAACCCCCATGCTAATAATAAAACCAAGATTCTCATGTCTTTTGTTAAAGATGTCAACATAGACATGATGGTATCCATACCACCAGATTCTTTACTAATATTATAAATAAAGACTGCAGATACAATAACATAAATAATTGGCCAAAAAGCCATCATAACGCCTTCCAGACCAGCTGTGATACTATGCACAAAAGAGAATCCAAAACCAACTATACTCAAAATAATCGTGCCGACAAATCCAATCATACAAGCTAAATCTCCTCGTATATGAAAAACACCCAATGATAAAATTAGCCATACTATCGGAATAATTGCGACAAAAGTTTTCAATAAATCCATGTTATACCCTCCATTTTAAATTTAGAATACACAAAAACTAAATCAAAGACACCTCCTATCCTAATACTAGGTATAAAAGAATAAAAATAACCTAATAAATAAGATAACAAATAAATAATATAACTATATACACTTTAACATATTAAAAAGTAAAATAACCATATTTTTTTTATTTTTATAAATGTAAACGTTAAATTATTAAATTTAACTAATTAATATATAATTATATAAAACACTTTAACGTCTATATGATAGTTAAAAACTTAATCACGATATAACCAAAAAGAGTATATTATTGACAAATCTTTCCAAAAATAAGACAATATCATAATAGAAATGGGGAATAATGATGAATAATTTTGATTTTCACGCACCAACCAACATTTTATTTGGAAAAAATCAAATTAACCAATTACCAAATGTATTAAAGCAATATGGAAAAACTGTATTATTGACTTACGGTGGTGGTAGTATTAAGCGAAGTGGATTATACGATGATATTTATCGCTTAATTGGAACAGACACTAAAATCATTGAATTAGGTGGCATCGAGCCAAATCCTAGACTTAGTACTGTTATAAAAGGTGTTGACCTTTGTAAAGAAAATAATGTTGATGTCATTTTATCTGTTGGAGGAGGTTCGACAATTGATTGCTCCAAAGCAATTGCTGCAGGTGTATTCTACGACGGAAACCCTTGGGACTTCGTTGTTAACGACGGGATTAAGTTAACAAAAGCTTTACCTATTGTGACAATATTAACGATTGCCGCAACAGGTTCAGAAATGAACTGGGGATCAGTTATTACAAATGAAGAAACAAAAGAAAAACTAAGTTTCCATACACGTCTGGTCACACCCAAAGTATCAATTTTAGATCCAACTTACACATTCTCTGTTCCAACCTATCAAACAATGGCTGGTTCAGCAGATATTTTTAGTCATTTAATTGAAAATTATTTTAATCAAACACCAGATACCATGGTTCAAGACGGTATTGCTGAAGGTTTAATGAGAACAGTGTTACATTACACGCCAACAGCTTTAACAGAGCCAACAAACTATGAAGCTCGCGCTAATTTAATGTGGGCAAGCTCTTTAGCACTTAATGGATTGACTGGAAATGGAAAAAATGGCGTTTGGTCATGTCACCCAATGGAACATGAGTTAAGTGCTTACTATGATATCACTCATGGTATTGGTTTAGCTATCTTAACACCAAGATGGATGGAACACGTCTTAAACGATGACACAGTCGAACGTTTCGCTTTATATGGACACCGTGTGTTTGATCTAGAGCTAAATGAAGACCTATACATCACAGCAAAAGAAGCCATTAAACAAACTTATGATACTTTTGTTAAATGGGGCGTTCCAATGACTCTACCAGAAGTCGGTATAGATGACTCACTCTTAAATGAAATGGCTGAACAATCAGTGAAGCATTCAAATATCAGCACAAAAGCCTATGTGCCACTTAGTGCTGATGATGTATTAACTATTTACACAAACTCGTTAGTACCTATGACATTTTAAAGCAAAAAAGCATTTCTCTTTTTTCTTGAGAAATGCTTTTTATTATTCAATTTCTTTTAAATAGTGTTTTGCTTCTTTATTGATTGTTTTTAAATCAATACCTTGCTTTTTAGCAGCAAATACACACCCACAATAACATTGACGATAGATATCATAATCTTTGCACATAGATATTGATCGCTGGTAACCACCTCTTTTTTTGAAGTCACTTGGTAAATAGGCCACATCATATATCTTTTGAACATCCAAACCAATTGTATTAATCAGCTGAGCATCTTTTTTCGGTGAAATCGTTAAGGCGCTCCCAAAGTAATCAAATCCTCCATTATGTGCTGCTTCTGCTACTAAGTCTAATCTCATTTGAAAACAACTTGTACAACGTGCACCACCCTCAGGCTCATTTGCTAATCCATTTTTAGTCATCATCTGAATAAAAACATTCGGCTCATACTCGGCTTCTATAAACTCGACCTGTTTATCATTCTTGTCATTAAATTGTTCAATAAATTCTTTTTGAACGTGGGCTCGTCTCTTATACTCACTTTCAGGATATATATTGGAATTTGCAAAATAAATCGTGACATCAGCATAATCTGTTAAAAATTCTAATGTATAAGTGCTACAAGGTGCACAACAACTATGGAGTAAAATCTTCGGGCGAAACGATTCCTCTTGCCATTTTTTTATTAATTTAAGTAACACACTGTCATAATTAATCGTTTGATTTTTTAGACTGTTGATAATCTCCAATGAGTCCATTGTTAATGCTCCTTTATTACATCTGTTTTATTTTATTATAACAAAATGACACGTTCTGTTGCTATATGAGTGATGTGTGGAAAGTCATATCCATTCTTGTTGTCAGAAAGAACTCTTTTCAGCATTTCACTATCTCGACAAAAAAAATCGCCGTTTGATAAGAGAGTTGATTCCTAGAGGTAATATATAGAAATATCCCGTTTAATTCATACAAAATAAAGCTAAACGAAAATGTAATTTTATGGTTAAATGGACAGGCTATCCCACGTAAAACGAAGCGAATAAGTAACTCGATGTCAGAAAATATGGGTAAATTTCATATTCAAAATAAAAATTAATCATATAATAAATCACATATTATACAAAAATACGACTACTTTTCTCCCATTGGTTATTGAAAAAAAGTAATCGCATATTGAATTTTATTATTGTCTCATTTTAATAGGTCAGCTTCAAAACGGTATAAAAGTTTTTATTTAGCTTATGCCCAATGTCCTGGGATGACTTGTTCTGGAACGTCAACAACCCAAACTGGATTGTCTGGGTCTGGAACATTTTCATAATGTCCATGGTCCTCAGTGTGAGTTACTGCTGGATGTGTGATTGTATCAGTAATGTCTTGTGTTGAATAGTTATTTGGTAAACCTTGTTCATCTAACCAGTCTGAATGGTCTAATACTTCTTCATATTGAGCTTGACCTTCTGGCGTATCAATATGAGCTGTAAGTTTGAATTGTTTACCGTCAGCAGCGAATGTGATTAAAGTGTAAGTCATTGTTTCAGTGTAAGCTGGTTTGTCAACAATTGTGACAATGTTTGGAACCCAAACTTCTTTCACACCATCTTCCCAGTGACCTTCTTCTGGAATGACTTGTTCTGGAACCCAAACTGGATTTTCTGTGTTTCCACCAGTTTCGCCACCTGTACCAGGTTGTTCTGGATTTTCAGTTTCTCCACCAGTTTCTCCACCTGTACCAGGTTGTTCTGGGTTTTCAGTTTCTCCACCAGTTTCGCCACCTGTACCAGGTTGTTCTGGGTTTTCTGGTTTTTCAGTCTCGCTACCGTCACCAGGTTGGTCTGACCAATGTCCAGGAATAACTTGTTCTGGTTTGTCTACTACCCAAACTGGATTGTCTGGGTCTGGAACATTTTCATAATGTCCATGGTCCTCAGTGTGAGTTACTGCTGGATGTGTTACTTCTTCTGTTACATCTCTAGTTGTGTAACTTCCAAAGAACCCTTGGTCCATTAACATTTCTTGATGTGCATCAACTAAGTCCGCTTGAGCTTGCCCTTCTGGTGTGCTAATATGAGCTGTGATTTTGAATTCAGCACCATCATCATTAAATCTGATTAAAGTGTAAGTCATTGTTTCAGTGTAAGCTGGTTTGTCAACAATGGTTACAATGTTTGGAACCCAAACTTCTTTCACACCATCTTCCCAGTGACCTTCTTCTGGAATGACTTGTTCTGGAACCCAAACTGGATTTTCTGTGTTTCCACCAGTTTCACCACCTGTACCAGGTTGTTCTGGTTTTTCAGTTTCTCCACTAGTTTCGCCACCTGTACCAGGTTGTTCTGGTTTCTCAGTTTCTCCACCAGTTTCACCACCTGTACCAGGTTGTTCTGGTTTCTCAGTTTCTCCACCAGTTTCTCCACCTGTACCAGGTTGTTCTGGTTTTTCAATTTCTCCACCAGTTTCGCCACCTGTACCAGGTTGTTCTGGTTTCTCAGTTTCTCCACCAGTTTCACCACCTGCACCAGGTACTTCTGGTAATTCTGGTGTTACTGGTAATTCAGGTTTTTCTGGTTGTTCAGGTGTTTCAGGTACAACTGGATTTACAGGTAATACTGGAACAACAGGTTTTTCAGTGTCGTTACCAACTCCAGAATTTCCTGGTTTAGATGGTGTTACACTTTGTTCTACACCAGTATCTTGTGCTGGTTTTTGGTCTGTTGTTTGATTTGTGTTACCTTGTGTTGCTTGTTGGTTAACAGCTTGATTTACTGTTTCTTTTTCTTGAGTTTGAACATTTGATGCTTGAGTTTGTGCTTTTACTTCGGCACGACCAGCTTTTGATTCTTCTGATAATGTAAAGCTATTACCGTTTGTATCTGTTACTGTACCATTCGCATGGAATATCAATGTATTTCCAGCATAAATTAAATCACGATTTGCAATGTTGTTCCATGCTACTAAGTCGTCTATTGTTATACCTGAAGCTTCTGAAATAGCAGACAAAGTATCTCCCTTAATTATTGTATAAACATCGATATTTTG
This window encodes:
- a CDS encoding LacI family DNA-binding transcriptional regulator; translated protein: MAIKLTDVAKKAGVSPTTVSRVINNYGSLSQKTINKVNQAMKELNYQPNSLARSLQGKQTQLIGLIFPTVSNPFYGELIDKIETRLFEKGYKCIICDSANNKEKERNYINMLAANKVDGIIAGAHNLGIKEYENIDLPIVSFDRQLADGIPIVGSDNFQGGYLATEALFMKGARNIAMLTGSQKSNSPTNRRLNGYLEFMEKHQLPSKIFKFQQTYQSVALKNIEIRRILENETIDGLFCTDDLTALLVYNQCQELGVAVPDDLKLIGYDGTMFIQQYFPQLTTMAQPMDDFADILIDLLMKRIENPEKLFDPYYFLPVSFIQGKTI
- a CDS encoding LutC/YkgG family protein, which encodes MTNIHNRDKFLANLHEKLGTTPLNVAEHPYIPVNDLPQTHLADKDVDELLGICKEKVKDIHTELLDIPSNDLHSTLKKLIERSGNGNILLPRDDRFSKELLDFLETEYSSAISYWDEGEEFRDSNIKKAEEANVVIANADFMLAESGSIVVETAPGQGRSLHFLPTHYISLIKKSSIVARSTQAADYFAEKIEKGESVGSAIHFISGPSNSGDIEMQLVVGLHGPLKMYYVVLNDL
- a CDS encoding LutB/LldF family L-lactate oxidation iron-sulfur protein — translated: MGLTTSTKPFKERLEDSKKDVFMQQAVAKAQDTQWVKREGARDKLGNWQEWRELGESIRQHTIAYLPDYLEQFSDNVAKQGGHVYFAQTAEEANEYVKQIVLDKKAKKIVKSKSMVTTEVDVDPMLLTLDGVSVMETDLAEFILQMDDWDEPSHIVFPSIHKNREQIRAVFEKKLGYKGDNDPVNLARCAREVMRKFFLEAEVGITGCNFAIADSGMINLDTNEGNADLTISIPKTQIVLMGMERIVPTMKEAEVLDNLLARSAVGQSLTTYVTFAGQKRADESDGPEDFHVIIVDNGRSNALGTAFQPVLQCIRCGSCLNVCPVYRHIGGHGYGSIYPGPIGAVLSPVLGGYKQFGELPYASSLCGACTETCPVKIPLHELLIEHRKVMTDDLKMKHGFEDFQMKVIGSGTASPFLFNSAIHMAHGGMGVLSKKSPTSVTNMYQFGGFINKGPGLVKGWTDVRDLPRPPKYKDSFRKWFKDHKAGADND
- a CDS encoding (Fe-S)-binding protein yields the protein MRVSIFTSCVVDLMFPNVGIAMVEVLERLGCEVDFPEKQICCGQPTFNSGYEKKSKATLINQLEAFEKSDYVVGGAGSCVGMLREYPELLKDDDVYYPKAVELAEKTYEFSQFIYRVLGLTDVGACYEGKATYHRSCHMTRLLGERDAPFVLLDNVEGLEMIPLGHIENCCGFGGTFSVKMPEISEQMVTEKMNDVINTGADTLISADMGCLMNIGGKFNRDGNPIKIMHIAEILNSNVDTSRIQLSSEVAN
- a CDS encoding L-lactate permease produces the protein MDLLKTFVAIIPIVWLILSLGVFHIRGDLACMIGFVGTIILSIVGFGFSFVHSITAGLEGVMMAFWPIIYVIVSAVFIYNISKESGGMDTIMSMLTSLTKDMRILVLLLAWGLGGFLEAVAGFGTAVAIPASILVMLGMEPIKAAVVCLIANTSPTAFGAVGLPVTTLAKVTGLDVVQVSYFVAVQLFVLIMLIPFVLVYITDGRGMKAFKGGGVLPATLLAGLTFAVPQIFITKYMGPELPSIVGSLVCLLTLVIITKIQKNGAENEVESSTSTKVKAWLPFIFVFFLIIFSSSLFPSINSALASVKTSLHIYNGPNAKPLDIDWLSSPGTLIFLASFLGGAIQGLSFGKMVAILWDTIKQLGKTIITVCSIVGLSKVMGYSGMIDTIAVTLVALTGPFYPVISPIIGVLGTFITGSDTSSNVLFGDLQVQAANTLKINPYWLAAANMAGATAGKMISPQSIAIATGATGLDGEEGIILKKAMFYCLLYTIVLCLVVVGVGKMMNYL
- a CDS encoding iron-containing alcohol dehydrogenase yields the protein MNNFDFHAPTNILFGKNQINQLPNVLKQYGKTVLLTYGGGSIKRSGLYDDIYRLIGTDTKIIELGGIEPNPRLSTVIKGVDLCKENNVDVILSVGGGSTIDCSKAIAAGVFYDGNPWDFVVNDGIKLTKALPIVTILTIAATGSEMNWGSVITNEETKEKLSFHTRLVTPKVSILDPTYTFSVPTYQTMAGSADIFSHLIENYFNQTPDTMVQDGIAEGLMRTVLHYTPTALTEPTNYEARANLMWASSLALNGLTGNGKNGVWSCHPMEHELSAYYDITHGIGLAILTPRWMEHVLNDDTVERFALYGHRVFDLELNEDLYITAKEAIKQTYDTFVKWGVPMTLPEVGIDDSLLNEMAEQSVKHSNISTKAYVPLSADDVLTIYTNSLVPMTF
- a CDS encoding epoxyqueuosine reductase QueH, whose amino-acid sequence is MDSLEIINSLKNQTINYDSVLLKLIKKWQEESFRPKILLHSCCAPCSTYTLEFLTDYADVTIYFANSNIYPESEYKRRAHVQKEFIEQFNDKNDKQVEFIEAEYEPNVFIQMMTKNGLANEPEGGARCTSCFQMRLDLVAEAAHNGGFDYFGSALTISPKKDAQLINTIGLDVQKIYDVAYLPSDFKKRGGYQRSISMCKDYDIYRQCYCGCVFAAKKQGIDLKTINKEAKHYLKEIE
- a CDS encoding LysM peptidoglycan-binding domain-containing protein, with amino-acid sequence MNKTLKKILFSSTVLTSVLIAGNAKTVNASTNEEWRARSVEEIKESIKQNIDVYTIIKGDTLSAISEASGITIDDLVAWNNIANRDLIYAGNTLIFHANGTVTDTNGNSFTLSEESKAGRAEVKAQTQASNVQTQEKETVNQAVNQQATQGNTNQTTDQKPAQDTGVEQSVTPSKPGNSGVGNDTEKPVVPVLPVNPVVPETPEQPEKPELPVTPELPEVPGAGGETGGETEKPEQPGTGGETGGEIEKPEQPGTGGETGGETEKPEQPGTGGETGGETEKPEQPGTGGETSGETEKPEQPGTGGETGGNTENPVWVPEQVIPEEGHWEDGVKEVWVPNIVTIVDKPAYTETMTYTLIRFNDDGAEFKITAHISTPEGQAQADLVDAHQEMLMDQGFFGSYTTRDVTEEVTHPAVTHTEDHGHYENVPDPDNPVWVVDKPEQVIPGHWSDQPGDGSETEKPENPEQPGTGGETGGETENPEQPGTGGETGGETENPEQPGTGGETGGNTENPVWVPEQVIPEEGHWEDGVKEVWVPNIVTIVDKPAYTETMTYTLITFAADGKQFKLTAHIDTPEGQAQYEEVLDHSDWLDEQGLPNNYSTQDITDTITHPAVTHTEDHGHYENVPDPDNPVWVVDVPEQVIPGHWA